From one Candidatus Zixiibacteriota bacterium genomic stretch:
- a CDS encoding DUF438 domain-containing protein: MSELIDNAKARRAVLKHLILQLHEGSAPEDVKPQLFRLLGRVPYDEVVAVEQELIQDGVPAEEIMKLCDLHSAAMKGALDTSAAKSVPPGHPVHTFRQENKALIGELELADKQFAELATLSDDADATEILGQLRLRFSRLADVGKHYSRKENLVFPYLEAKGITGPPTVMWGKDDEVRTAVKGAIEALQYQGSVSADDARSVVELVLRPATEAIKEMIFKEEEILFPMCLDKLTETEWYEIYRQSPQIGFCIYDPVDRWQPSKFELEDTGSTATDERLQFPSGSLSPLEIQTILNTIPFDLTFVGADDTVKYFTQGRERIFERNRAIIGRKVQMCHPPASVHIVQKILDDFKAGRANQAPFWIELHGRFIHIEYFAVRDENGTYLGTLEVSQDLTAKRALSGQKRLLSYE, from the coding sequence ATGAGCGAATTGATAGACAATGCGAAAGCACGACGCGCCGTCCTCAAACACCTGATCCTTCAACTTCACGAGGGATCAGCGCCGGAGGATGTTAAACCGCAGTTGTTTCGGCTGTTGGGGCGCGTGCCGTACGACGAAGTGGTTGCGGTTGAGCAGGAATTGATTCAGGACGGCGTTCCCGCCGAAGAGATCATGAAACTGTGCGACCTGCATTCCGCTGCGATGAAAGGCGCCCTCGATACATCCGCCGCCAAATCCGTTCCGCCCGGTCATCCCGTACACACCTTCCGTCAGGAGAACAAGGCATTGATCGGCGAACTGGAGCTGGCAGACAAACAGTTCGCCGAACTCGCAACACTCTCGGATGATGCCGATGCCACTGAGATACTCGGTCAATTACGTCTTCGGTTCAGCCGGCTGGCCGATGTCGGCAAACACTACAGCCGCAAGGAAAACCTCGTCTTCCCCTACCTCGAAGCCAAGGGAATCACCGGGCCGCCTACCGTGATGTGGGGAAAAGACGACGAAGTGCGGACAGCGGTCAAGGGGGCTATTGAAGCGCTGCAGTACCAGGGATCGGTCTCGGCGGACGATGCTCGGAGTGTTGTCGAACTGGTCCTGCGGCCGGCCACGGAAGCCATCAAAGAGATGATCTTCAAAGAGGAGGAAATCCTCTTTCCGATGTGTCTCGACAAGTTGACCGAGACTGAATGGTATGAGATTTACCGACAGAGCCCCCAAATCGGTTTCTGTATCTACGATCCGGTCGACCGATGGCAGCCCTCGAAGTTTGAACTGGAGGATACCGGATCGACAGCCACCGACGAGCGTCTGCAATTTCCGAGCGGGAGCCTGAGCCCGCTCGAAATTCAAACGATACTGAATACGATTCCGTTCGATCTGACCTTTGTGGGTGCAGACGACACGGTGAAGTACTTCACACAGGGGCGCGAACGAATCTTCGAACGCAACCGGGCGATCATCGGCCGCAAAGTCCAGATGTGCCATCCGCCGGCAAGCGTCCACATCGTGCAGAAGATTCTCGACGATTTCAAGGCGGGCCGTGCGAATCAAGCGCCGTTCTGGATCGAGTTGCATGGCAGATTCATCCATATCGAGTACTTCGCCGTGCGCGATGAAAACGGGACTTATCTGGGGACGCTCGAGGTGAGCCAGGATTTGACCGCCAAGCGAGCCCTCAGCGGACAGAAACGACTTTTATCGTACGAATAG
- a CDS encoding sigma 54-interacting transcriptional regulator, with protein MPGDVFTHYLVNLKEQIDSTAETATKILRYERIARSELSTCDIGSLVRDVEGGTLFLDEISSASLNLQKKLLGLPQERQYRRVGDSETPPADVRIIAASNHNLPGLVLERKFREDLYYRLNVMKITIPPLGEPYGCPGNSELQTLNEMTQDSRLQCIIKPLNRADVKVQDVA; from the coding sequence CTGCCCGGAGACGTATTCACTCACTACCTCGTAAACCTGAAGGAACAAATCGACTCCACCGCGGAAACGGCAACGAAGATCCTTCGGTATGAAAGGATCGCCCGATCCGAGTTGTCAACATGCGACATCGGCAGTCTCGTGAGGGATGTGGAAGGCGGCACGTTGTTTCTGGATGAGATCTCCAGCGCTTCGCTTAATCTGCAGAAAAAACTGCTTGGTCTCCCGCAGGAGCGGCAGTACCGCAGGGTGGGCGATAGCGAGACGCCGCCCGCCGACGTCCGCATCATTGCCGCAAGCAACCACAACCTTCCCGGCCTGGTCCTCGAGCGCAAGTTCCGCGAGGATCTCTACTACCGACTCAACGTGATGAAGATCACCATACCGCCCCTCGGCGAGCCGTACGGTTGCCCCGGCAACAGTGAGCTTCAAACGCTGAACGAAATGACGCAGGATTCACGACTCCAGTGCATCATAAAGCCGCTCAATCGTGCCGATGTAAAAGTTCAGGATGTGGCATGA
- the aqpZ gene encoding aquaporin Z: MKKYGAEFIGTFWLVLGGCGSAVLAAAFPNVGIGLLGVALAFGLTVLTMAFAIGHISGCHLNPAVSFGLWAGGRFPARELIPYIVAQVLGGLAAGGILYLIASGQVGFNVSAGFASNGYGAHSPGGYSLFAALVCEIVMTAMFLVVILGATDKRAPQGLAPIAIGLCLTLIHLISIPVTNTSVNPARSTGVAVYVGGWALSQLWLFWVAPIAGGILGAAIYRFIGSEKK, encoded by the coding sequence GTGAAAAAGTATGGTGCGGAGTTTATCGGGACCTTCTGGCTGGTCCTTGGTGGCTGTGGCAGCGCCGTGCTCGCAGCCGCGTTTCCGAATGTTGGAATCGGCCTGCTGGGCGTTGCGCTGGCTTTCGGACTTACCGTTTTGACAATGGCGTTCGCAATCGGGCACATCTCCGGTTGTCACCTCAATCCAGCGGTGTCATTTGGTCTGTGGGCGGGTGGTCGGTTTCCGGCCAGGGAACTGATTCCGTATATCGTGGCACAGGTGCTCGGCGGTCTCGCGGCCGGCGGAATACTGTATCTCATTGCCAGCGGACAAGTCGGATTCAACGTCTCCGCCGGCTTCGCTTCCAACGGGTACGGCGCTCACTCACCGGGCGGATATAGTCTCTTCGCAGCCCTCGTCTGTGAGATTGTCATGACTGCGATGTTTCTCGTCGTCATTCTCGGCGCCACCGACAAGCGGGCTCCGCAGGGACTCGCGCCCATCGCAATCGGATTGTGCCTTACGCTGATCCACCTCATCAGCATTCCGGTAACCAATACGTCCGTGAATCCTGCACGAAGCACCGGTGTTGCCGTGTACGTTGGCGGATGGGCACTTTCCCAGCTGTGGCTGTTCTGGGTGGCTCCGATTGCAGGCGGCATTTTGGGCGCGGCGATATACCGGTTTATCGGCAGCGAAAAAAAATAA
- a CDS encoding DUF853 family protein: MEPLRIAKAERELHLLPRMANRRGMIAGATGTGKTVSLQVMAEQFSRLGVPVFMADVKGDLAGISQAGGGNAKVDERRRVLGIDSLPFEGCPVRFWDVYGAQGHPVRTTVSEMGPLLLSRLLGLNEVQSGVLNIIFRIADDSGLLLLDTKDLRAMLQFAADNSRQFQTEYGSVSSASVGAIQRSLLGLEEQGGDQLLGEPALDLDDILRTTSDGVGYVNILSADRLMQSPRVYATFLLWLLSELFEQLPETGDVDKPRLVFFFDEAHLLFDDAPKVLLEKIELVVRLIRSKGVGVYFVSQNPLDIPDEVLGQLGNRLQHALRAFTPRDQKAVRSAAETFRANPKVDVVKVISELATGEALVSMLDEKGSPTPVERALVYPPRSRIGTIPPDVRAHIIQESDLRGRYEHLIDRESAYEKLKARAQRNVDSQPEEAKRSGRGQRGTRAPSQPASAAGKVALSMARAAGTQLGRHLVRGVLGSLFGSRGR, translated from the coding sequence ATGGAACCATTACGTATTGCGAAGGCGGAGCGGGAGCTGCATCTTCTGCCGCGCATGGCAAATCGGCGCGGTATGATCGCCGGTGCAACGGGGACAGGCAAGACCGTCTCCCTGCAAGTGATGGCCGAGCAGTTCAGCCGACTCGGTGTACCGGTCTTCATGGCCGATGTGAAAGGAGACCTCGCCGGAATCAGTCAGGCCGGCGGCGGAAACGCCAAGGTCGACGAACGGCGCAGGGTGCTCGGTATCGACTCGCTGCCGTTCGAGGGATGCCCGGTGCGATTCTGGGACGTGTATGGTGCGCAGGGTCATCCCGTTCGCACGACAGTCAGTGAGATGGGACCGCTGTTGCTCTCGCGCCTGCTGGGGCTGAACGAGGTGCAGTCAGGCGTCCTGAACATCATTTTCCGTATCGCCGACGACAGCGGCTTGCTTCTGTTGGACACCAAGGACCTCCGAGCGATGCTTCAGTTTGCGGCCGATAACAGTCGGCAGTTCCAGACTGAATACGGCAGCGTCTCGTCGGCCAGCGTCGGAGCCATTCAACGAAGCCTGCTCGGGCTGGAAGAGCAGGGTGGAGATCAGTTGCTTGGCGAGCCGGCCCTCGACCTGGATGACATACTGCGCACGACGTCCGACGGCGTGGGGTACGTGAACATCCTCTCGGCGGATCGCCTCATGCAATCGCCACGAGTGTACGCCACGTTCCTGCTGTGGCTCCTCTCCGAGTTATTCGAGCAGTTGCCGGAAACCGGCGATGTCGACAAACCGCGCCTCGTGTTTTTCTTCGATGAAGCTCATCTTCTCTTCGATGATGCGCCAAAGGTGCTGCTGGAAAAAATCGAACTGGTCGTACGCCTGATTCGCTCGAAAGGCGTGGGCGTCTACTTTGTCAGTCAAAACCCGCTGGACATTCCCGATGAGGTTCTCGGCCAGCTTGGCAACAGACTTCAGCATGCCCTTCGAGCATTCACTCCGCGCGATCAGAAAGCCGTGCGCTCCGCAGCTGAAACATTTCGTGCGAATCCGAAAGTTGATGTGGTGAAAGTCATCAGCGAACTCGCCACCGGAGAGGCTCTCGTCTCCATGCTTGACGAAAAGGGGAGCCCGACGCCCGTCGAGCGGGCGCTGGTGTATCCGCCGCGCAGCCGAATAGGAACAATCCCGCCGGATGTCCGTGCTCACATCATACAGGAATCGGATCTTCGCGGTCGGTATGAACACCTGATCGACCGCGAGTCGGCATATGAGAAACTTAAAGCCCGCGCCCAGAGAAACGTCGATTCTCAACCCGAAGAGGCAAAACGAAGTGGACGCGGGCAGCGGGGAACCCGCGCACCATCGCAGCCCGCGAGTGCGGCCGGAAAGGTTGCCCTGTCCATGGCGCGTGCTGCCGGGACGCAGCTCGGACGGCATCTGGTACGTGGCGTACTGGGATCATTGTTCGGGTCGCGCGGCCGCTGA
- a CDS encoding glycosyltransferase family 4 protein, which yields MNILFLNSVPVHVFGGIEYWTGMVARGLLSRGHSVTIAGRPGSEYLRRNRNVHPNLRIIELPVSGDFNPVTIAALRRIYRKSHIDVVIANFNKDIRLGGIAARLTGDVKVVWRAGLDQTKNNLVHRLLTPRLLDGVITPSYRLKQQIVASGYIPESLITPIHTGLPDCDQRLDQPSARQMLRKKYQLPDDALVIVTSGRFVDQKGHVYLATAIPGIVRECPNAYFLWLGDGPLEAALKTRLQESGCRDRVVFAGLLESFDLELQGADMMVHPSIEEPFGIVLLEGMRAGLPIVASRVGGIPEVVAEGETAMLVPPHEPVSLQDAILALLSDPDRRATMGAAGRERWRSCFRYDVMLDNLESKLKQIVASGDQVASSRSRRIQ from the coding sequence TTGAATATTCTCTTTCTGAACTCCGTGCCGGTACACGTGTTCGGAGGTATCGAGTATTGGACCGGCATGGTTGCCCGAGGCCTCCTGTCACGCGGTCACAGCGTGACCATTGCCGGACGGCCGGGCTCGGAGTATCTGAGGCGAAATCGAAACGTACATCCCAATCTCCGGATCATCGAGTTACCTGTTTCAGGCGACTTCAATCCGGTTACAATAGCGGCGCTCCGCCGAATCTATCGGAAGAGCCACATTGATGTCGTGATCGCCAACTTCAACAAGGATATCCGTCTTGGGGGAATCGCGGCGCGACTCACCGGTGACGTAAAAGTCGTCTGGAGGGCGGGACTTGACCAAACGAAAAACAATTTAGTCCATCGCTTGCTGACGCCGCGACTGCTCGATGGAGTCATCACGCCGTCGTATCGTCTCAAGCAGCAGATCGTCGCCTCCGGCTACATACCGGAATCTCTGATCACGCCGATTCACACCGGCCTGCCGGATTGCGATCAGCGTCTGGACCAACCGTCGGCCCGACAGATGCTCCGTAAAAAATACCAATTGCCCGACGACGCTCTCGTGATCGTCACCTCTGGACGATTCGTCGATCAAAAGGGTCATGTCTATCTGGCAACAGCGATCCCCGGCATCGTTCGAGAGTGTCCGAATGCCTACTTCTTGTGGCTGGGTGATGGTCCGCTGGAAGCCGCGCTCAAGACGCGCCTTCAGGAGAGCGGCTGCCGCGATCGAGTAGTGTTTGCGGGTCTGCTCGAGTCGTTTGATCTGGAACTGCAGGGAGCGGATATGATGGTTCACCCGTCGATTGAAGAGCCGTTTGGAATCGTGCTCCTCGAAGGTATGCGTGCGGGACTCCCCATTGTGGCGTCACGGGTGGGCGGCATCCCCGAGGTTGTGGCAGAGGGCGAAACAGCCATGCTGGTTCCGCCGCACGAACCGGTTTCACTGCAGGATGCAATTCTTGCGCTCCTGAGCGACCCGGACAGGCGCGCGACAATGGGGGCTGCGGGCCGGGAACGATGGCGAAGCTGTTTTCGGTACGACGTGATGCTCGATAACCTGGAATCAAAGCTGAAGCAGATTGTCGCGTCCGGCGATCAGGTTGCGTCGAGCCGGAGTCGCCGAATACAATAA
- a CDS encoding Fur family transcriptional regulator codes for MRDAISILRQCDIQPTPQRIAVVEYVLRSKTHPSADDVLNYARKRCPTISRATVYNTLNLLVERGLLGMQTITEGAVVFDPNTEKHHHFVDNETGEIHDIPWDQLEVKGKERLKDFEIVEFQVIMRGRRKKK; via the coding sequence ATGAGGGATGCCATTTCGATCCTGCGACAGTGTGATATTCAACCGACTCCCCAGAGGATTGCAGTTGTTGAATATGTATTGAGGAGCAAAACCCATCCGTCGGCGGATGATGTCCTGAACTATGCGCGCAAGCGATGCCCCACTATCTCACGAGCCACCGTATACAACACGTTGAATCTGCTAGTCGAAAGGGGGCTGCTGGGGATGCAGACGATCACGGAGGGCGCTGTTGTCTTTGATCCCAATACCGAGAAACACCATCACTTCGTTGACAACGAGACCGGCGAAATCCACGACATCCCCTGGGACCAGCTGGAGGTCAAAGGAAAAGAAAGACTCAAGGATTTCGAGATTGTCGAATTTCAAGTAATCATGCGGGGCAGACGGAAGAAGAAATGA
- the katG gene encoding catalase/peroxidase HPI produces MTNQNKDGAGKCPVTGMGGSPTAGAGPSNRDWWPNQLNLRILHQHSSKSNPMGEDFDYAAEFKKLDLKAVKKDLYALMTDSQDWWPADWGHYGGLFIRMAWHSAGTYRIGDGRGGGGTGNQRFAPLNSWPDNVNLDKARRLLWPIKQKYGRRISWADLLILAGNCALESMGCKTFGFAGGRTDIWEPEEDIYWGSEAEWLGDKRYSGDRDLENPLAAVQMGLIYVNPEGPNGNPDPLASGRDVRETFARMAMNDEETVALVAGGHTFGKCHGAGPATNLGPEPEGAGLEEQGLGWKSRYKSGKGGDAITSGIEGAWKPNPTKWDMGYLKVLFKYDWELVKSPAGANQWLAKNVDEEDMVVDAHDPSKKHRPMMTTADLSLKFDPIYEPIARRYLQNPKEFADAFARAWFKLTHRDMGPRSRYLGPEVPAEVLIWQDPIPAVNHKLINKQDVASLKRTILAAGLTVSELVSTAWASASTFRGSDYRGGANGARIRLAPQKDWEVNQPAQLAKVLKALERIQKAFNKSQSGDKKVSLADVIVLGGCAGVEQAAKNAGHKITVPFTPGRMDASQKQTDVDSFAVLEPRADGFRNYLKARYSVRAEELLVDKAQLLTLTAPEMTVLIGGLRVLGANVGGSRHGVFTQRPEALTNDFFVNLLDMNTTWKPTANDEDVFEGRDRATGELKWTGTRVDLVFGANSQLRALAEVYGCADSQEKFLNDFVAAWNKVMNLDRFDLA; encoded by the coding sequence ATGACCAACCAGAACAAAGATGGCGCAGGGAAGTGCCCTGTAACGGGGATGGGCGGCAGCCCGACAGCAGGCGCCGGCCCCTCAAACCGGGACTGGTGGCCGAACCAGTTGAATCTGAGGATCCTCCACCAGCACTCGTCCAAGTCCAATCCGATGGGAGAGGATTTCGATTATGCTGCTGAGTTCAAGAAACTCGACTTGAAGGCAGTGAAAAAAGACCTCTACGCGCTGATGACTGATTCCCAGGATTGGTGGCCGGCCGACTGGGGTCACTACGGCGGGCTCTTTATCCGCATGGCATGGCACAGCGCAGGGACGTATCGCATCGGTGACGGTCGCGGCGGCGGTGGAACCGGCAATCAGCGTTTTGCGCCCCTCAACAGCTGGCCGGACAACGTGAATCTCGACAAGGCGCGCCGGCTGCTCTGGCCCATAAAACAGAAATACGGCCGGAGGATTTCCTGGGCCGATCTTCTGATTCTCGCCGGCAACTGCGCGTTGGAGTCGATGGGATGCAAGACGTTTGGCTTCGCGGGCGGTCGTACGGACATCTGGGAGCCGGAGGAAGATATCTATTGGGGATCCGAAGCCGAGTGGCTCGGTGACAAGCGATACTCGGGTGACCGGGATCTGGAGAATCCGCTTGCCGCGGTGCAGATGGGCTTGATTTACGTGAACCCTGAGGGTCCGAACGGCAACCCGGATCCGCTCGCCTCAGGCCGTGATGTGCGCGAGACGTTTGCGCGGATGGCCATGAATGACGAAGAAACCGTTGCTCTCGTCGCCGGCGGGCATACGTTCGGCAAGTGTCATGGCGCGGGCCCGGCCACCAATCTGGGTCCTGAGCCCGAAGGCGCCGGTCTTGAAGAACAGGGGCTCGGCTGGAAGAGCCGGTACAAAAGCGGCAAGGGCGGCGATGCGATAACCAGTGGCATCGAGGGAGCCTGGAAGCCAAACCCGACCAAGTGGGACATGGGCTATCTCAAAGTGCTGTTCAAATACGACTGGGAACTGGTGAAGAGCCCGGCCGGTGCGAATCAGTGGCTGGCGAAAAACGTGGACGAAGAAGACATGGTCGTCGACGCGCATGATCCGTCAAAAAAACACCGGCCAATGATGACGACGGCGGACCTGTCGCTGAAATTCGACCCCATCTACGAGCCGATCGCACGCCGTTACCTGCAGAATCCGAAGGAGTTCGCAGACGCTTTCGCGCGGGCGTGGTTCAAGCTGACCCACCGCGACATGGGTCCCCGCTCACGGTACCTGGGGCCGGAGGTTCCGGCTGAAGTGCTGATCTGGCAGGATCCCATTCCTGCTGTCAATCATAAGCTGATCAACAAGCAGGACGTCGCGTCCCTCAAACGCACGATTCTGGCAGCCGGGTTGACCGTATCGGAGCTCGTTTCGACCGCCTGGGCGTCGGCATCCACCTTCCGTGGTTCCGACTATCGTGGCGGGGCCAACGGCGCGCGCATTCGCCTCGCGCCGCAGAAGGACTGGGAAGTAAACCAGCCCGCTCAGCTCGCGAAAGTGCTCAAGGCCCTCGAGCGTATCCAGAAAGCCTTCAACAAGTCCCAGTCCGGCGATAAGAAGGTCTCGCTGGCGGACGTAATCGTTCTGGGGGGATGCGCGGGAGTCGAGCAGGCGGCGAAAAACGCCGGCCACAAGATAACGGTTCCTTTCACGCCGGGACGCATGGACGCCAGTCAGAAACAGACCGACGTTGATTCGTTTGCGGTACTCGAACCGAGGGCCGATGGCTTCCGCAATTACCTGAAGGCCAGATACAGCGTGCGGGCCGAGGAGTTGCTGGTTGACAAGGCGCAGTTGCTGACGCTGACCGCGCCGGAGATGACCGTCCTCATAGGCGGCTTGCGCGTTCTCGGCGCAAACGTCGGAGGATCCAGGCACGGTGTCTTCACGCAGCGGCCGGAAGCGCTCACCAACGACTTCTTCGTCAACCTGCTCGATATGAACACGACGTGGAAACCCACCGCGAATGACGAGGACGTGTTCGAGGGGCGTGATCGCGCGACCGGCGAACTCAAATGGACCGGCACTCGTGTCGATCTCGTCTTCGGAGCGAATTCTCAGCTCCGTGCCCTCGCGGAGGTGTACGGATGTGCGGACTCTCAGGAGAAATTCCTGAACGACTTCGTAGCGGCATGGAACAAAGTCATGAACCTTGACCGCTTCGACCTCGCATAA